From a region of the bacterium genome:
- a CDS encoding NERD domain-containing protein: protein MARIVSSVLGLDELIPLPPPARLAVPRWAEAPLQRLNSIPRVLWLGLVVLLLWSFLPLGVFALVSFAAWEALLPTPAAMRRRDRRRRLGAGGAWHYPALVGDEPGRKALGAEIAVIRRLAALPDSHIVLHNLILPGGADTMQADLVVVTPHGLWCLEVKPWVGRIYGQEDEPFWTQVKEYGLDAMKDRRENPVARNAEHCRVLSRYLTAAGRRLELAPAVVFTEADLHTNTTTPTITPSGLKSLLAAHPSPTPLTPEEVTALGNQLRKLVSATPVTSNDAAEPADVAPIAEPPAAMRPLRASR from the coding sequence ATGGCCAGGATTGTGAGTTCGGTCCTGGGTCTCGATGAACTGATACCGTTGCCGCCCCCGGCCCGCCTGGCCGTGCCCCGTTGGGCGGAGGCGCCGTTGCAGCGTCTGAACAGCATCCCCCGCGTTCTGTGGCTGGGGCTGGTTGTCTTGCTGCTGTGGTCCTTCCTGCCGCTGGGCGTATTTGCGCTGGTGAGCTTCGCGGCCTGGGAGGCCTTATTGCCCACGCCGGCCGCCATGCGGCGCCGGGACCGACGGCGGCGCCTGGGCGCCGGCGGGGCCTGGCACTATCCCGCGCTCGTGGGCGATGAGCCCGGGCGCAAGGCCCTGGGCGCCGAGATTGCCGTCATCCGTCGCCTGGCCGCACTGCCCGACAGTCACATCGTGCTGCACAACCTGATCCTGCCGGGCGGCGCGGACACCATGCAGGCGGACCTGGTGGTGGTGACGCCCCACGGCCTGTGGTGCCTGGAGGTCAAGCCCTGGGTCGGGCGCATCTACGGACAGGAAGACGAGCCGTTCTGGACGCAGGTCAAGGAGTACGGTCTGGATGCGATGAAGGACCGGCGCGAGAACCCCGTCGCGCGCAACGCAGAGCACTGCCGGGTCCTCTCGCGCTACCTGACGGCGGCGGGGCGGCGGCTGGAGCTGGCCCCCGCCGTGGTCTTCACCGAGGCGGACCTGCACACGAACACTACCACACCGACGATTACGCCGTCGGGCCTGAAGTCCCTGCTCGCCGCGCACCCGTCGCCCACGCCGCTGACGCCCGAGGAGGTCACTGCCCTGGGCAACCAGTTGCGGAAGCTCGTGTCGGCGACACCGGTGACGTCGAACGACGCGGCTGAGCCGGCCGACGTTGCCCCCATCGCGGAGCCTCCCGCCGCGATGCGGCCGCTCAGAGCGTCTCGGTAG
- a CDS encoding methyltransferase domain-containing protein, whose product MLTDQQDAYGHLIQDAVRGLDSYEVDERDDGYVGVGPASMYVAPFDQWPAHQQRATGFAQGRVLDIGAGGGRHCLHLQEQGHDVLATDSSPLAIQTCHERGVKHAQVVPITALSSRFGVFDTVLMLGNNFGLFGSFTRARWLLRRFRGFTSPHARIIAESTDPYQTTAPENLAYHQRNFKRGRMGGQIRLRIRFRAYATPWFDYLLVSKAEMERIVEGTGWRVVEYLDSPGPTYIAIIGRTA is encoded by the coding sequence ATGCTCACCGACCAGCAGGACGCTTACGGCCATCTGATCCAGGATGCGGTTCGCGGGCTGGACTCGTATGAGGTGGATGAGCGTGATGACGGGTATGTCGGGGTCGGCCCCGCCAGCATGTACGTCGCGCCCTTCGACCAGTGGCCCGCCCACCAACAGCGCGCCACGGGCTTCGCGCAGGGGCGCGTGCTGGACATCGGCGCCGGCGGGGGACGGCACTGCCTGCACCTGCAGGAGCAGGGGCATGACGTGCTGGCGACGGACAGCTCGCCGCTGGCCATCCAAACCTGCCACGAGCGCGGCGTCAAGCACGCCCAGGTCGTCCCCATCACCGCCCTTTCCTCGCGCTTCGGCGTCTTCGACACCGTCCTGATGCTGGGCAACAACTTCGGGCTGTTCGGGAGCTTCACCCGCGCCCGCTGGCTGCTGCGGCGCTTCCGCGGCTTCACCTCGCCCCATGCCCGCATCATCGCCGAAAGCACTGATCCCTACCAGACCACCGCGCCGGAGAATCTCGCGTATCATCAGCGCAACTTCAAGCGCGGGCGCATGGGCGGGCAGATCCGCCTGCGCATCCGCTTCCGCGCCTATGCCACGCCGTGGTTCGACTACTTGCTGGTATCGAAGGCGGAGATGGAGCGGATTGTGGAGGGGACGGGGTGGCGGGTCGTCGAGTACCTGGACTCGCCAGGGCCGACGTACATCGCGATCATTGGGCGGACTGCCTGA